Proteins from a single region of Nocardiopsis dassonvillei subsp. dassonvillei DSM 43111:
- a CDS encoding MerR family transcriptional regulator, whose amino-acid sequence MAALDDDPPPSDLRPRGPVPISAAADRVGTTARMLRYREGLGLLPRTQEQPTGRGHRHRRFTEEDLRTIAVGLELEREFDIPPAALAFALRVLAEPEVLARVRSHGERLGRLAAAPARALDFEKQKAMRLLHGRRP is encoded by the coding sequence ATGGCCGCCCTCGACGACGACCCGCCCCCCTCCGACCTCCGGCCGCGCGGCCCCGTGCCGATCTCCGCGGCCGCCGACCGTGTGGGCACCACCGCGCGGATGCTGCGCTACCGCGAGGGCCTGGGCCTGCTGCCCCGTACCCAGGAGCAGCCCACCGGGCGCGGGCACCGGCACCGCCGGTTCACGGAGGAGGACCTGCGCACGATCGCGGTGGGCCTGGAGCTGGAGCGCGAGTTCGACATCCCGCCCGCCGCGCTGGCCTTCGCCCTGCGGGTGCTGGCCGAGCCCGAGGTGCTGGCGCGGGTGCGCTCGCACGGGGAGCGCCTGGGCAGGCTCGCCGCGGCGCCCGCCCGCGCGCTGGACTTCGAGAAGCAGAAGGCGATGCGGCTGCTGCACGGCCGCCGCCCCTGA
- a CDS encoding serine/threonine-protein kinase, whose product MPGPEPLLPSDPSSFGEYSVTGRLGKGGQGIVYLAEDSGGEQYAVKVLNDQWSRDSDLRKRFEKEVRAAQKVASFCTAAIIDARLDGDPPYVVSEFVPGKDLQETIAKGATQKGSTLQRLAITTATALVAIHKAGIVHRDFKPGNVLIGPDGPRVIDFGIARIDDGTATMTNSIVGTPSYMAPEQIEGRDITDKCDIFAWGCVIAFASTGRAPFGSDTVPAVVHRVVSAPPDLTGMDEALRPIVESCLDKNPDNRPNAQTLLMRLLGHEGPEASGPSTDDAVKQGEQIAQTGLFTGAQMPYRPHTGPQQPHTGPQQPHSGPQAGAAGYAQPGAANPRPGMPGHPMGSDPRHGFVHPGTSNPRPGIPGHPGTSNPRPGAPAYPPPPPGMPHGLHAGANPMATGMNPNQTYARPGAQQPMPRPVEQNSVLQQSWVIPAVLITIVILLLVLLLLAISG is encoded by the coding sequence ATGCCCGGTCCCGAACCGCTACTGCCGAGCGACCCCTCCTCGTTCGGCGAGTACAGCGTGACAGGGCGGCTGGGCAAGGGCGGCCAGGGGATCGTCTACCTCGCCGAGGACTCCGGCGGCGAGCAGTACGCGGTCAAGGTCCTCAACGACCAGTGGTCGCGCGACAGCGACCTGCGCAAGCGGTTCGAGAAGGAGGTCCGGGCGGCGCAGAAGGTCGCCTCCTTCTGCACCGCCGCGATCATCGACGCCCGGCTCGACGGCGACCCGCCCTACGTGGTCAGCGAGTTCGTGCCGGGCAAGGACCTCCAGGAGACCATCGCCAAGGGCGCCACCCAGAAGGGCTCCACCCTCCAGCGGCTCGCCATCACCACCGCCACCGCCCTGGTCGCCATCCACAAGGCGGGCATCGTCCACCGCGACTTCAAGCCCGGCAACGTGCTGATCGGCCCGGACGGCCCCCGCGTCATCGACTTCGGCATCGCCCGGATCGACGACGGCACCGCCACCATGACCAACTCGATCGTCGGTACGCCCTCCTACATGGCGCCGGAGCAGATCGAGGGCCGCGACATCACCGACAAGTGCGACATCTTCGCCTGGGGCTGCGTCATCGCCTTCGCCTCCACCGGGAGGGCGCCGTTCGGCTCCGACACCGTCCCGGCGGTCGTCCACCGCGTGGTCAGCGCGCCCCCGGACCTGACCGGCATGGACGAGGCCCTGCGCCCCATCGTCGAGTCCTGCCTGGACAAGAACCCGGACAACCGGCCCAACGCCCAGACGCTCCTCATGCGCCTGCTGGGCCACGAGGGCCCCGAGGCCTCCGGCCCCTCCACCGACGACGCCGTCAAGCAGGGCGAGCAGATCGCCCAGACCGGCCTGTTCACCGGCGCCCAGATGCCCTACCGGCCGCACACCGGGCCGCAGCAGCCGCACACGGGCCCCCAGCAGCCGCACAGCGGCCCGCAGGCGGGCGCCGCGGGGTACGCGCAGCCCGGCGCCGCCAACCCCCGTCCGGGCATGCCGGGGCACCCCATGGGCTCCGACCCCCGCCACGGCTTCGTCCACCCCGGCACCTCCAACCCCAGGCCCGGAATCCCCGGCCACCCGGGCACGTCCAACCCGCGCCCGGGCGCCCCCGCCTACCCGCCCCCGCCGCCCGGCATGCCCCACGGCCTGCACGCGGGCGCCAACCCCATGGCCACGGGCATGAACCCCAACCAGACCTACGCCCGCCCCGGCGCGCAGCAGCCCATGCCGCGCCCCGTCGAGCAGAACTCGGTGCTCCAGCAGAGCTGGGTGATCCCGGCGGTGCTCATCACCATCGTGATCCTGCTGCTGGTGCTGCTCCTGCTGGCCATCAGCGGCTGA
- a CDS encoding DUF3499 domain-containing protein, translating into MSPVRRCSRTACRQPAVFTLTYVYADSTAVLGPLAAYVEPHCYDLCAVHADRLTAPRGWEVVRLPVETTGGGPGSDDLEALADAVREAARPPARKDPSDEIGEGTGTLRRGHLRVVRSDPGRGEQQPPRHSGG; encoded by the coding sequence GTGAGCCCTGTTCGACGCTGCTCCCGTACCGCCTGCAGACAGCCTGCCGTCTTCACGCTCACGTACGTCTACGCGGACTCGACGGCCGTCCTCGGCCCGCTCGCCGCCTACGTGGAACCGCACTGCTACGACCTCTGCGCCGTGCACGCCGACCGGCTGACGGCACCGCGCGGCTGGGAGGTCGTCCGACTCCCGGTCGAGACGACGGGCGGCGGCCCGGGCAGCGACGACCTGGAGGCCCTCGCCGACGCCGTACGTGAGGCGGCCCGCCCGCCTGCCCGCAAGGACCCCTCCGACGAGATCGGCGAGGGGACCGGGACGCTGCGCCGGGGGCACCTGCGCGTGGTCAGATCCGATCCGGGGCGCGGCGAACAGCAGCCCCCCCGGCACTCCGGCGGGTAG
- the ahcY gene encoding adenosylhomocysteinase, translating into MAFDFKVADLSLAAFGRDEIRLAEHEMPGLMATRAEYGDSKPLQGARIMGSLHMTVQTAVLIETLVALGAEVRWVSCNIFSTQDHAAAAVVVGPDGTAEDPKGVPVFAWKGETLEEYWWCTEQALTWPGAEGPNMILDDGGDATMLVHKGAEYEKAGAVPDPDSADSEEMGVVLRLLSASLERDNTKWTRIAERIQGVTEETTTGVLRLYEMRREGTLAFPAINVNDSVTKSKFDNKYGIRHSLPDGIMRATDVLIGGKVAVVCGYGDVGKGAAEALRGQGARVVVTEIDPINALQAAMDGYQVTLLEDVLETGDIFITTTGNFNVIMADQITRMKHQAIVGNVGHFDNEIDMAGLARVPGVVKKEIKPQVHEWTFPDGKSVLVLSEGRLLNLGNATGHPSFVMSNSFTNQVIAQIELFTKPDEYPTDVYTLPKILDEKVARLHLDALGVKLTQLTKEQAAYIGVDVSGPFKPDHYRY; encoded by the coding sequence ATGGCTTTCGACTTCAAGGTCGCCGATCTCTCCCTGGCCGCCTTCGGACGCGACGAGATCCGGCTCGCCGAGCACGAGATGCCCGGCCTCATGGCCACCCGCGCCGAGTACGGGGACAGCAAGCCCCTCCAGGGCGCGCGCATCATGGGCTCGCTGCACATGACCGTCCAGACCGCGGTCCTCATCGAGACCCTGGTCGCACTGGGCGCCGAGGTGCGCTGGGTCAGCTGCAACATCTTCTCCACCCAGGACCACGCCGCCGCCGCGGTCGTCGTCGGCCCCGACGGCACCGCCGAGGACCCCAAGGGTGTGCCGGTCTTCGCCTGGAAGGGCGAGACCCTGGAGGAGTACTGGTGGTGCACCGAGCAGGCGCTGACCTGGCCGGGCGCCGAGGGCCCCAACATGATCCTGGACGACGGCGGCGACGCCACCATGCTCGTCCACAAGGGCGCCGAGTACGAGAAGGCGGGCGCGGTCCCCGACCCCGACAGCGCCGACAGCGAGGAGATGGGCGTCGTGCTGCGCCTGCTCAGCGCCAGCCTGGAGCGCGACAACACCAAGTGGACCCGGATCGCCGAGCGGATCCAGGGCGTCACCGAGGAGACCACCACCGGTGTCCTGCGCCTGTACGAGATGCGCCGCGAGGGCACCCTGGCCTTCCCCGCGATCAACGTCAACGACTCGGTCACCAAGAGCAAGTTCGACAACAAGTACGGCATCCGCCACTCGCTGCCGGACGGCATCATGCGCGCCACCGACGTGCTCATCGGCGGCAAGGTCGCCGTGGTGTGCGGTTACGGCGACGTCGGCAAGGGCGCGGCCGAGGCCCTGCGCGGCCAGGGCGCCCGCGTGGTCGTCACCGAGATCGACCCGATCAACGCCCTCCAGGCCGCCATGGACGGCTACCAGGTCACGCTCCTGGAGGACGTGCTGGAGACCGGTGACATCTTCATCACCACCACCGGCAACTTCAACGTGATCATGGCCGACCAGATCACCCGCATGAAGCACCAGGCGATCGTCGGCAACGTCGGCCACTTCGACAACGAGATCGACATGGCGGGCCTGGCCAGGGTCCCCGGCGTGGTCAAGAAGGAGATCAAGCCGCAGGTCCACGAGTGGACCTTCCCCGACGGCAAGTCCGTCCTGGTGCTCTCCGAGGGCCGCCTGCTCAACCTGGGCAACGCCACCGGCCACCCCAGCTTCGTGATGTCCAACAGCTTCACCAACCAGGTCATCGCGCAGATCGAGCTGTTCACCAAGCCCGACGAGTACCCGACCGACGTGTACACGCTGCCCAAGATCCTCGACGAGAAGGTCGCCCGGCTGCACCTGGACGCGCTCGGCGTCAAGCTGACCCAGCTCACCAAGGAGCAGGCCGCCTACATCGGTGTGGACGTCTCGGGCCCCTTCAAGCCCGACCACTACCGCTACTAG
- a CDS encoding phosphomannomutase/phosphoglucomutase: MADLASIFKAYDVRGVIPDTFNADIARAIGAAFARVVGGEAVVVSHDMRPSSPELATAFAEGVTGQGLDVVFAGLGSTDLLYYGSGHLDLPGAMFTASHNPAEYNGIKMCRAGAAPISGETGLDEIRRLAEEILEGGAPAHDGPAGTVTHRDLLAGYADYLRELVDLSGIRPLRVAVDAGNGMGGHTVPAVLEGLPLEVVPLYFELDGTFPNHPANPLDPDNLVDLQAKVRETGADIGLAFDGDADRCFVVDENGDAVPPSAVTALVAAQELEREPGATIIHNLITSKAVPEIVRENGGKPVRTRVGHSFIKATMAETGAIFGGEHSAHYYFRDFWRADTGMLAAMHVLRVLGNDDRPLSRIAEAYSRYAGSGEVNSKVADAPGRMAAVREVFAGRDGVTVDELDGLTVSLPDGSWFNVRASNTEPLLRLNVEAPDEASMAGLRDEVLAIVRA, translated from the coding sequence GTGGCTGACCTCGCAAGCATCTTCAAGGCATACGACGTGCGGGGCGTGATCCCCGACACCTTCAACGCCGACATCGCGCGGGCGATCGGAGCGGCCTTCGCCCGTGTGGTCGGCGGGGAGGCCGTGGTGGTCTCCCACGACATGCGCCCCTCCTCGCCCGAGCTGGCCACCGCCTTCGCCGAGGGCGTCACCGGCCAGGGCCTGGACGTGGTCTTCGCCGGGCTCGGCTCCACCGACCTGCTCTACTACGGCTCGGGCCACCTGGACCTGCCCGGCGCCATGTTCACCGCCAGCCACAACCCCGCCGAGTACAACGGCATCAAGATGTGCCGGGCCGGAGCCGCGCCCATCAGCGGCGAGACGGGCCTGGACGAGATCCGCCGCCTGGCCGAGGAGATCCTGGAGGGGGGAGCGCCCGCCCACGACGGCCCCGCGGGAACGGTCACGCACCGCGACCTGCTGGCGGGGTACGCGGACTACCTGCGCGAACTGGTCGACCTCTCGGGCATCCGCCCGCTCAGGGTCGCGGTGGACGCGGGCAACGGCATGGGCGGCCACACGGTCCCCGCCGTCCTGGAGGGCCTGCCGCTGGAGGTCGTCCCCCTCTACTTCGAGCTGGACGGCACCTTCCCCAACCACCCGGCCAACCCCCTGGACCCCGACAACCTGGTGGACCTCCAGGCGAAGGTCCGCGAGACCGGCGCCGACATCGGCCTGGCCTTCGACGGGGACGCCGACCGCTGCTTCGTCGTGGACGAGAACGGCGACGCCGTTCCGCCCTCGGCCGTCACCGCCCTGGTGGCCGCCCAGGAGCTGGAGCGCGAGCCGGGCGCCACGATCATCCACAACCTCATCACCTCCAAGGCCGTGCCCGAGATCGTCCGCGAGAACGGCGGCAAGCCCGTCCGCACCCGGGTCGGGCACTCCTTCATCAAGGCCACCATGGCCGAGACGGGCGCGATCTTCGGCGGGGAGCACTCCGCCCACTACTACTTCCGCGACTTCTGGCGCGCCGACACCGGTATGCTCGCCGCGATGCACGTCCTGCGGGTGCTGGGCAACGACGACCGCCCCCTCTCCCGAATCGCCGAGGCCTACTCGCGCTACGCCGGGTCCGGGGAGGTCAACTCCAAGGTCGCCGACGCCCCCGGGCGGATGGCCGCGGTACGCGAGGTCTTCGCCGGGCGGGACGGCGTCACCGTCGACGAACTCGACGGCCTGACCGTCTCCCTCCCCGACGGGTCGTGGTTCAACGTGCGCGCCTCCAACACCGAACCGCTGCTGCGGCTCAACGTCGAGGCCCCCGACGAGGCGTCCATGGCCGGTCTGCGCGACGAGGTCCTGGCCATCGTCCGCGCCTGA
- a CDS encoding metallopeptidase family protein has protein sequence MRRRDRRGRGIRGPLVPSDLPVFRSRAQAFDDLVLDAVERLERLWARELANVDFLVEDVPPVEPRGPLTEAIPFSRLETDPSGRARIVVYRRPVEIRTKDPEEMALLVHETVVEEVANLLGVEPESVDPEG, from the coding sequence GTGCGGCGCCGGGACCGCCGCGGCCGAGGCATCCGCGGTCCTCTCGTGCCCTCTGACCTGCCGGTTTTCCGTAGCCGGGCGCAGGCCTTCGACGACCTTGTCCTGGACGCCGTCGAACGCCTCGAACGCCTGTGGGCGCGGGAGCTGGCCAATGTCGACTTCCTCGTGGAGGACGTCCCCCCTGTCGAGCCCCGCGGCCCCCTGACCGAGGCGATCCCCTTCTCCCGCCTGGAGACCGATCCCTCCGGCCGGGCCAGAATCGTGGTGTACCGGCGTCCGGTGGAGATCCGGACGAAGGATCCGGAGGAGATGGCCCTCCTCGTCCACGAGACGGTCGTCGAGGAGGTCGCCAACCTGCTCGGCGTGGAACCGGAGTCGGTGGACCCCGAGGGCTGA
- the ahcY gene encoding adenosylhomocysteinase, which produces MTLPSHQVADLGLSGAGVRRVDWAERSMPVLRSVRERFAAERPLDGLRVAACLHVTAETANLLRALRAGGASVWLAASNPLSTQDDTAAALVTEYGVSVHAWAGMDPAAYDRNLVTVLESRPHLLLDDGCDLVNTAHLARPDLLDGVLGGCEQTTTGVIRLRRMSAEGELRLPMVAVNDTATKRMFDNRYGTGQSTIDGILRATNALLAGRTVVVAGFGYCGRGLAERARGMGARVVVTEVDPVKALDAVMQGYTVTTMEEAAPAGDVFVTVTGNRDVVRAEHLDLMKDGAILANSGHFDLEIDLNALESRAVEVNRGVREQADEYVLADGRRLLLLSEGRLVNLGAAEGHPAAVMDLSFAVQALTTAWLARNASDLEPGVVEVPAETDTEVARLELAALGVRIDALTPGQEAYLRSWHA; this is translated from the coding sequence ATGACACTCCCCTCCCACCAGGTGGCGGACCTCGGCCTCTCCGGGGCCGGGGTCCGCCGCGTGGACTGGGCCGAGCGCTCCATGCCCGTGCTGCGCAGCGTGCGCGAGCGCTTCGCCGCCGAACGCCCCCTGGACGGCCTGCGCGTGGCCGCGTGCCTGCACGTGACCGCCGAGACCGCCAACCTGCTGCGGGCACTGCGCGCGGGCGGGGCGAGCGTGTGGCTGGCGGCGTCCAACCCGCTGTCCACCCAGGACGACACCGCCGCCGCCCTGGTCACCGAGTACGGGGTTTCGGTCCACGCGTGGGCCGGAATGGACCCGGCGGCCTATGACCGGAACCTGGTCACGGTCCTGGAGTCGCGGCCGCACCTGCTGCTCGACGACGGGTGCGACCTGGTCAACACGGCCCACCTGGCCCGCCCCGACCTCCTCGACGGCGTGCTGGGCGGCTGCGAGCAGACCACCACCGGCGTGATCCGGCTGCGCCGGATGAGCGCCGAGGGCGAACTGCGGCTGCCCATGGTCGCGGTCAACGACACCGCCACCAAGCGCATGTTCGACAACCGGTACGGCACCGGCCAGTCCACCATCGACGGCATCCTGCGGGCCACCAACGCGCTGCTCGCCGGGCGCACGGTGGTCGTCGCCGGGTTCGGCTACTGCGGTCGGGGCCTGGCCGAGCGCGCCCGCGGCATGGGCGCCCGCGTGGTCGTCACCGAGGTCGACCCGGTCAAGGCCCTGGACGCGGTCATGCAGGGCTACACCGTCACCACCATGGAGGAGGCGGCCCCCGCAGGGGACGTGTTCGTCACCGTCACCGGCAACCGCGACGTCGTCCGCGCCGAGCACCTGGACCTGATGAAGGACGGCGCGATCCTGGCCAACTCCGGCCACTTCGACCTGGAGATCGACCTGAACGCCCTGGAGAGCCGGGCCGTGGAGGTCAACCGGGGCGTGCGCGAGCAGGCCGACGAGTACGTGCTGGCCGACGGGCGCCGCCTGCTCCTGCTGTCCGAGGGGCGCCTGGTCAACCTCGGCGCCGCCGAGGGGCACCCGGCGGCCGTGATGGACCTGTCCTTCGCCGTGCAGGCCCTGACCACGGCCTGGCTGGCCCGCAACGCCTCCGACCTGGAGCCGGGCGTGGTGGAGGTGCCGGCGGAGACCGACACCGAGGTGGCCCGGCTCGAACTGGCCGCGCTGGGGGTGCGCATCGA
- a CDS encoding DUF5719 family protein, with protein sequence MRLIVENRFALFGLVSLALAALFGVAFATGPITAELGVTAPGTVRPDHAVRVCPAPHESGDSSVAAFAPRVSRDDEGELWAESVPEAPEEDAEDTGDDETGGDGGNEEDSGNGEAGGGGGADGARGGTVGEELTEPGRVWNTDTAGTEAPTAVRAEGSLASGLDTAQTTLSDGSATEVRCLEPSVGTWFALPGGDGIEGMRLDALTVHLANPEDSRATVSVDVYTEGGPSSSEESRGIALPAGTATELDLTGLVGGTSAVGVHVRTSTGRVAASLLAEHSSGTADWVPPTAAPAREHVIPGVPGGDGRRRLHVAAPGDEPVQVRVYTVTPAPEAGTDETREEDGEAQGATADDPLTFSVPPAASAWLSLETVLAGEPGAVVVRADAPVVAGVAAEAVTGEGDDVEVVEAAHTSAVPPLGFPLDTTAVLPDVPEGADTELLLTAVGGDATLMATPIGADATQGDAVRVRVAAGTTTVFGGDDGWQAPPGTAPEDGYAVRLEVLDGSEPVHVARVLRGGGDGLGVLPVTPAPVRIELPVVRDSMVGAVP encoded by the coding sequence GTGCGACTGATCGTGGAGAACAGGTTCGCGCTGTTCGGGCTGGTCTCGCTGGCTTTGGCCGCGCTGTTCGGCGTCGCGTTCGCGACCGGGCCGATCACCGCGGAGCTGGGCGTCACCGCCCCCGGGACCGTGCGGCCCGACCACGCGGTGCGGGTGTGCCCCGCCCCGCACGAGTCGGGGGACAGCTCCGTGGCCGCGTTCGCTCCGAGGGTGAGCCGCGACGACGAGGGCGAGCTGTGGGCCGAGTCGGTTCCCGAGGCCCCCGAGGAGGACGCCGAGGACACCGGGGACGACGAGACCGGTGGGGACGGCGGGAACGAGGAGGACTCCGGGAACGGTGAGGCCGGTGGGGGCGGCGGCGCGGACGGTGCCCGGGGCGGCACCGTCGGCGAGGAGCTGACCGAGCCCGGCCGCGTGTGGAACACCGACACCGCCGGGACCGAAGCCCCCACCGCCGTGCGCGCCGAGGGCTCCCTGGCCTCCGGACTCGACACCGCCCAGACCACCCTCTCCGACGGCTCGGCCACCGAGGTCCGCTGCCTCGAACCCTCCGTCGGAACCTGGTTCGCCCTCCCCGGAGGCGACGGCATCGAGGGCATGCGACTCGACGCGCTCACCGTGCACCTGGCCAACCCCGAGGACTCCCGGGCCACGGTCAGCGTGGACGTCTACACCGAGGGCGGCCCCTCCTCCTCCGAGGAGAGCAGGGGCATCGCCCTGCCCGCGGGGACGGCGACCGAGCTGGACCTGACCGGACTGGTCGGCGGAACCAGCGCCGTCGGAGTCCACGTGCGCACGAGCACGGGACGGGTCGCGGCCTCCCTGCTCGCCGAGCACTCCTCCGGCACCGCCGACTGGGTCCCGCCCACGGCCGCGCCCGCCCGGGAGCACGTGATCCCCGGCGTTCCCGGCGGCGACGGCCGTCGCCGCCTGCACGTGGCCGCGCCGGGCGACGAGCCCGTCCAGGTGCGCGTGTACACCGTCACCCCGGCCCCGGAGGCCGGGACGGACGAGACGCGGGAGGAGGACGGGGAGGCGCAGGGCGCCACCGCCGACGACCCGCTGACCTTCAGCGTGCCCCCGGCCGCCTCCGCCTGGCTCAGCCTGGAGACCGTCCTGGCCGGGGAGCCCGGCGCGGTCGTGGTGCGGGCGGACGCGCCCGTGGTCGCCGGTGTCGCCGCCGAGGCGGTGACCGGGGAGGGGGACGACGTCGAGGTGGTCGAGGCGGCCCACACCTCCGCGGTGCCGCCGCTCGGCTTCCCGCTGGACACCACCGCGGTCCTGCCCGACGTCCCCGAGGGCGCCGACACCGAGCTGCTCCTGACCGCCGTCGGGGGCGACGCCACCCTCATGGCCACCCCCATCGGCGCCGACGCCACCCAGGGCGACGCCGTGCGCGTGCGGGTCGCCGCCGGGACCACCACCGTGTTCGGCGGGGACGACGGCTGGCAGGCGCCTCCGGGCACCGCGCCCGAGGACGGCTACGCGGTCCGCCTGGAGGTCCTGGACGGTTCCGAGCCCGTCCACGTCGCCCGCGTGCTGCGCGGCGGCGGGGACGGGCTGGGTGTGCTGCCGGTGACGCCCGCGCCGGTGCGGATAGAACTCCCGGTGGTACGCGACAGCATGGTGGGGGCGGTCCCCTAG
- a CDS encoding Trm112 family protein produces MSTKIDGWLLEILACPQSQAPLRHDPETDELVCDESGLAYPIRDGIPVLLVDEARKIG; encoded by the coding sequence ATGAGCACGAAGATCGACGGCTGGCTGCTGGAGATCCTGGCCTGCCCGCAGAGCCAGGCCCCGCTGCGCCACGACCCCGAGACCGACGAGCTGGTCTGCGACGAGAGCGGCCTGGCCTACCCCATCCGGGACGGCATCCCGGTCCTGCTGGTCGACGAGGCGCGAAAAATCGGGTGA